The following are from one region of the Papaver somniferum cultivar HN1 unplaced genomic scaffold, ASM357369v1 unplaced-scaffold_132, whole genome shotgun sequence genome:
- the LOC113332930 gene encoding uncharacterized protein LOC113332930: MYYDDYDTTVPTTTRQISTNKHGVLKLLNCFDMDCETPCSFKFADDKIIESTPAKLAGIFCMQRIGSRKGQKLLKYYCPSDLTDNVLYIKYFTGIKSTKHQTTVTKTNILEKIKQLMAKRRKSGKRKKVDEKDLVCLIGLYLCCVLFFGDKNANGVNAKYLSIVETYDTVLKVSWPDLIHEHLFEEIHTNLSCLSNVKACVQYLLLLFAEHTPAGLIPKVENHEEDIPRVGRWDIYQISDYIWKTDITVFGKCYMSVGLGFLHMQKITQVNATIGYVTYILFVAEFSQLEKQLGISTVVPSKDDLQSWLKAQTIENSHLKEQLQEKQAMLKAVYAIAREGISEGDLSGTAEFKVHKFSCQIMQAMGIDPYKVTQEEFMQHEDDVHGGTEHGATEHEEEELQLVETEQQGDGSTEQEKEKDDAETSFHEEFPCMSLAAGNTPTILQAQTAAEGHKRPLRTYSSSMKSVTTCKTPPKKRPVAKQKPTPTNNVDEEQKKDVEETPVTDEAQKKAADGGVVDGAGDDVAAKAVGDDVTAKVNEDTPATVGEGLVMTAPTQPTPGTFDDSSASTQFEDSMVITATTPQTQPDNAQTYSE, translated from the exons ATGTATTACGATGACTATGATACAACTGTACCAACTACAACAAGACAGATATCTACCAACAAACACGGCGTCTTGAAGCTCTTGAACTGCTTTGACATGGATtgtgagacaccatgttcattcaAGTTTGCTGATGATAAGATTATAGAGTCTACACCGGCAAAGCTGGCTGGTATATTTTGCATGCAGAGGATTGGAAGCAGAAAGGGTCAGAAGCTGTTAAAGTACTATTGTCCTAGTGATTTGACTGACAATGTTTTATACATCAAATACTTCACCGGTATCAAATCTACAAAGCATCAGACGACGGTGACTAAGACaaacattttagagaagataaaacaacttatggcaaaaaggagaaaaagtgggaaaagaaagaaagttgatgaAAAGGATCTAGTTTGCCTGATAGGTCTTTATCTTTGCTGTGTATTGTTTTTTGGCGACAAAAATGCCAATGGAGTGAACGCGAAATATCTTAGTATCGTTGAAACTTATGATACGGTGCTCAAGGTGTCGTGGCCTGATTTAATACACGAGCACTTGTTTGAAGAGATTCATACTAATCTTAGTTGTTTGTCAAATGTGAAGGCTTGTGTGCAATACCTACTG ttaTTGTTTGCTGAACACACGCCAGCAGGATTAATCCCGAAAGTTGAGAACCACGAGGAAGATATCCCGAGGGTTGGGAGATGGGATATATACCAGATTTCTGATTACATTTGGAAAACAGACATAACAGTTTTCGGTAAGTGTTATATgtcagttggtttaggtttt ttacacatgcaaaagatAACACAAGTGAATGCAACTATAGGTTATGTAACATATATCCT ctttgtggctgagttttcacagcttgagaAGCAGCTGGGTATATCAACCGTGGTACCCAGCAAGGACGACCTGCAAAGTTGGCTGAAAGCGCAAACTATTGAGAATAGCCATCTGAAAGAGCAACTGCAAGAAAAGCAAGCAATGCTTAAAGCAGTGTATGCAATTGCAAGAGAAGGGATATCAGAAGGGGACCTTTCAGGAACAGCGGAATTCAAGGTtcacaaatttagttgccaaattatgcaagcaatgggtattgatccttacaaagtgacccaggaagagtttatgcaacatgaagatgatgtacatggaggtactgagcatggagctactgagcatgaagaagaagagttacaatTAGTTGAGACAGAGCAACAAGGAGATGGAAGTACtgagcaagagaaagagaaagatgacgcggaaacttccttccatgaagaat ttccatgtatgagccttgcagctggaaatacgccaacaattctgcaagctcaaactgctgcagaggGGCACAAAAGACCACTCAGGACATATAGTTCGAGTATGAAGAGTGTGACAACTTGCaagactccaccaaagaaaaggCCTGTCGCAAAGCAAAAGCCTACTCCTACAAATAATGTTgatgaggagcagaagaaagatgTTGAAGAGACACCTGTTACGGATGAGGCACAGAAGAAAGCTGCAGATGGTGGAGTTGTGGATGGGGCAGGTGATGATGTAGCTGCAAAAGCCGTAGGTGATGATGTTACTGCAAAAGTCAATGAGGATACACCTGCAACTGTTGGTGAAGGTTTGGTTATGACTGCTCCAACTCAGCCAACTCCTGGAACTTTTGATGACAGTTCTGCTTCAACACAATTTGAGGACTCCATGGTGATAACTGCTACAACACCGCAAACACAGCCTGACAATGCTCAGACCTACAG TGAGTGA